The nucleotide sequence tttgttgactttGAAGGTGAATTCATGAGAAGATTGGCGCGTGACATTTCTGAATCTATCATTATTTGATATGGTAATGgcttcttttttgaatttttacagatATCTCACAACAGTCCGGCATTAGCGCTCCGTTTGTGGGTAAGCATTTACTTATGTTTCATTAAGTATACATAGATACCTAACATACTTAGGTATGtaaatcgaaaaaccaattaGATACGAGTAACAATATGATTTATCTTCCAGGTTTAAGCAGAAGCTTGATACATGATTAGGAGGAGAGTCGATTGAGAATAGTTTGCATTATTCCATGCCCTGAATCGCTATCAGTTACCACATACTTagttatatgtacataattGTATGCATcgtttctatttttcaaaatcatatggattttcataaaaagtgtaacattttttcaattcttagtTTTTTGTTCACTCGAATATTcagatgtaaaaaattttaacaatattattcattcttttcttttacataaaaacgataaaaatgaatgttttgaggttttttttgagaaggggATAGTATACTTTGGAAATAGGTACTATAGAAATGGAAAGGAAAGGGAAGGGAAACGAAAACGTAAACTTTTTTCAGCGTTTTCAGACTACAGATTTTAATCTacaaatatatgtattttgataggttgcatgaaattctgaaaatcttgaccaaaatttgtggctcaaaattcttcaaaaatgcccaaaGTACACTTgagtcaaaatatttgaatttctcaaaaaatgttgaccaattATTTAGATAAGTTGTACGATACTTTTCCGacggctcgtactcaattttttctaaaaaaaaacttcattaaccaaaaaagttacaaaggTGAACAATACATTTTAaggaagaaacaaaaaaaaaaaaacaaaataccggcaaaaaataacattttaccaaatttttgtcaaaaaagtgacgctatttttcaactttttgaccggtagttaatcgagaattttgggcaatttcaTGCAAAAAAAGTAGGAATTTGTCTTTAGTAGAAGGCAAAGcttttattggcaatttttcccaaaaaagaaagacatttgagcaatttttgaaacagattttagaaaaaagcaagattttatacccatttggtaaaaaacgacaacttttgtcaatttttagcaaaatgcgaAACCGTTTCTGAAATTATTGGGATAAAGTGATTGAAacctttttgcaacttttcggtaagaaagttacttttttttttttggaaaatattgacAGAAAGAGAGACGtttgaaattctgacaaaaaatcaaagctttctggaaattttcgaCAGTAAAACCAggattttggacaatttttggaataaaagtgagatatttgaaatttttagcagaGAAGCGattaatttttatcgatttttcaaaacaaaactacACTTTTTGACAAGAAGTGGAACTGCGACAATTTTAGTCAAAGAAAGAGCTATTGTGACAGTAACGTTGAAAAGGAAGTACTCGTATATCcagttgaaaaagaataaataggTAAACGTGAAACTgaataggaattttttcaaatgattcgatTATtgatattatcaatttttttttcttcaaaagtagGACCGAGAATtggaaaaaagaatttaaaattttttaaaaaaaaattaaaattttgaaaaagtaaccggAAGTTTGTTTCTTCTCAGTATCTAAGTAACTTTAGTTACTCGGTTGCTTATTAAAAAGtaatcaagtaggtatgtagatgtacctacgaGCCCTGTATGATCAGGTTTTAGGCTCAAAACTctttaaaaattctacaaaatacGTTTCAGTTAAAATATTTGgatttctcgtaaaatttcgacccattttgataaattgcacGACCCTTTTtataaaatcctaaaaattacGACCAAAATTTGGGCTCAAAGTTccttaaaaataggtatagacCATacccaaaaaacattttcgtcgaaatatttgaatttttcgcgaaattttaacctccTTTGAGAGGTCGTAAGGTCgcttttgaatatttctacATCCGTTTATTGCTGCTCGAAATCCGAGAATTTATAGTTTTCTGAAGACATTATGAGCATGagcttttcaaaaagaaatttaccAGTAGTGGCTTCGCCAGGCATTTGGAAGAAGtgtaccaaatttttgaaaaattatcaaggctataatttttcactaccttctcccccctccccaccctgTAGGGGTGTGGATGAAGTTAGCATAAAATTGggcttcatattcgtgttcggggtgttcgagtcatatgaaaatgacaccaatattatgaaaatatcgcaaCTTTCAATACTGTGaaaattgaagtgggggcagaggcactggaggggtgtggatgagagtaatataaaattggacgtcatattcgtgttcggggggttcgattcatatggaaacgacacctcgtttaccaaaaacaataatttacaccagaatccatttttaccccctctgaaggttttttcaattttttaccacgacccaccacaattttttttttttgaaaaaaaatatatgttgtTTAGGagtcaaaaacacacttaaaaatgctattctcATTTTTGTGACGAATCATGGTCATCGATAAAACAggtaaacaaagctaaaaaaaactccattttaaaagaaaaatatggggggagggggggtgaaaatttttgtgggggtaCCTCTTATGAATgttcacaacataccaaaaaatttaaaaaatcggttcacatggggctgagaaaattttttcattgtaatttcagaaaaggggggtttctcaaaaacggggggtctgggggtctgaaactctcctgacggaaggtgctcaaaggtacccaccttccatgcaaatatcaaccctgaagctctcagGGGCAAATTCACTGaatattgcagaaaaaaatatgttcaaaattacgaaaaaattgattgaatattATTGTATAATTCAAAGTGAATACATTTCTGGAAAAGTTACattaattatcattttaaaaaaaaaaacgtaaaatcgactaaaaaattCCTAACATTGTCAAAATCTGGTAATGTTGATGAAATTAAgcgaaattttgcaaaagttgcGTAAAACATTGTTCGAactctaaaaaatcaaattaaaaccagtgaaaatgcataaaaattgatgaaatgttcGGAATCTGAAAAGAATATCACAAAACTATCTATTTTCGATCGCAAAAAAAGTTAATAGCCAACGCttgttttacatattttcaattttttaatttataattacatttttactcatcagtttttatttttatctaacaattttttttttttttttttttgagaatgaaCAACTGTGCCCGATGCACAAGGGCACAGCTAATTTTTTCGTATTGAGAAAGTATAAGTGAAACCCCACTTTGTGAGAAcgtttcaaccccctcccccatctgAACCTCTATAAGAAAGAaccatatatgtacctatttgcaaaaaaaaaaaaacaaccaacttCCATTTTTCGAAAGGTTAGGTCAAGAATTGAGCTAGTTTGACTGGGCTAATGGTTATACGCCGCGCCGGCGATGATCCGACGTcgctttttttcatctcgacGCTCGCATAGTCTCTCACTAGTGGAAGACGAAGACGAATTTGAAATCGCGTATAGAACATCTCATCTCGCGAAACGGGGGTATAATAATGTAAAAGCTAAGAGAACGAACGAAGAGCTGCGCCGCGAGAAACGCGTAGTATTGGAATTTGGGAATCATTGGCATTCTTTCACAAAAGTCCGTTTTGGTAACGACGTATGCCAAGTAAAGACACATGGGCTAGGGCTAGGGGCTGAGGCGACGACGGAGACGGCGGTACGACGTCGACGCAGAACGCGTCGACTCGACTCGAGTAACGaagcgaagagaaaaaaaaattctgaattacCAGAGTGAGAGCAGTTGGATATAGGACGACGGCCTGTCGAAATGGTCGCTGTTTTCGTCGTCGACTTTCTTCGACAATCGTGTTTTTCTGGTGTAGTGACGACCATTGGCCGCTACTCGGTGCGTTTTTCTTACTCGCAgctcgtatttttttccttcgtctACACGTCCGTAATCATATAATATCTACTAAGGTGAACGTGGTCGTCGTCGCGCGTAATCATCATAGTTGTTATAATAGGCAAAAGGAATCGGAAACGTGCGGTGTGTGCTGGTTTTTCTCTCATCTTGTGTGCCTGCTGCCGCGGCCGTCGCGTTTTTTATAAAGTCTTCTACACGTAATTCCATCTATATCGGTGGTATATCCGCGATCTGCGTATGTAAATCTTTTTTTGATCCGGCGTGgtggagttgaaatttcattagcGTGTGTATTGGTGTTACACGATGTGCGGGACGGTTGTTATTTGTTCACGTTTGTTAATTCTATTTATAGAAACGATTAATGTGATTTTATAGTGCTCGCGGCGGCGGCGGTGACGACCACAACGACGGCGGCTTTGGCTTTACGGGACGGGGGCCTTGTGTGATGCAACAAGGATATCCGGCGCCGGGGGGCTACCACAATACAAATTCCACATCATCTCCGGCGTCCACTGCCGCTACAGGTACCGCCGTCACCTCAAACAAGAGCGCCCAACTAAACGGCGGAAGATTCGATTTCGACGATGGTGGCACATACTGCGGTGGTTGGGAAGATGGTAAAGCACACGGGCACGGAGTCTGCACCGGTCCCAAAGGTCAAGGAGCTTACTGCGGCTCTTGGCATTTCGGTTTCGAAGTATCCGGAGTTTACACTTGGCCCAGGTGTGTAACACAGATACTCGTACAATTTTATCCACTATACGGTATTTGAGAAAATCGTGTCTGAAAGCTGCGACGACCCCggtctgaaaacaaaaataaaaaatataccgtTATCTTTCTCATTCTCCATTCAGCTTATACGTGTACTTGCGTTAGTATCAATGAGCTCGTCGCGTCAGCTCGTGAAAATCATCCCGACCGACGATATTTTCCACCATCTCGTTCGCACCATCGCATTCAAATGTAAACACACTCTCCTCGCTCGTACCCTCCTTCATCTCACTACAGGTACTCGCGAGTGGTGAAACCTTGAACTTACGAGTACACTAGCGTCCGAAACAGGGCACTGAGAGAAAGAGAAgggattgtaattttttctatgtactaACAATTGGTACGatgaaatgcaatttttatattaATATTCAACGATTCTGTGGGAAAAGTGTGTCAGTTGGCTGACTTTGTTGTGGCCCAAAAATTTCGGTTGGGTTTTTTCACAGATATGGAGTATTTTggattcatcatttttgaagaattttaaggcCAATACAGCATCGTGATTTTAGGGGGTTTCGAAAAGGTGTCATGGGACATatcaaaatgagtaaaaatgtcACGAGAAACTAAAATACTTCGactaaaatgtattttgagccattttagaagaattttgagccctgAAATGAGTTATGATTTTGAaggttttcgaaaaaagtgcCAAGTAACCTATTAAAATGATCTAAAATTccagcagaaaatcaaaattttccatcagaactaatttagagcaattttgatgaattttgagcccaatatcgggtcatgattttcaaaatttttgaagtaggaATCAGCCAACCAATCTAATGGGTCATAATTTCCGagaaaattcaagtattttcgacaaaaatatacattttgatacatttttgaagaattttaaacccAAAAACAGAATTACGATTTtccggaatttttgaaaaaatgtacaaccGATCAAAGCGAATAAGAATTTAtttggagtatttttgaagaatgttaAACACTAGaattgatcatgatttttggagtttttgaaaaaaaaaaatatcatgcaaccaatcaaaatgggttaaaatttcgaaaaaaaaataaaatttccatctGAACTATCCttcgagcagttttgaagaattttttgcccaaaatttccCTTATAAATTAGTCgattgaaagttcaatttttactcctggcgcagaacccgtgAGCCCTCAAATTGGTTATGATTTTAAGGGGTTTCGAAAAAAGTGCTAAGTAACCTATTGAAATAAGATGAAAGTTCAGCGGAAAATCAGAACTTTCTATCAGAACAAGTTTagagaaattttgatgaatgttgaattcaaaattgggtcatgaatTCATGATTTTCAGGATTTATGAAAAAGGAATCattcgaccaatcaaaatgggtcaGAGTTTCccaaattattcaaatacatttgtatttcgacaaaaatgcatttggtacatttttgaagatttttgagcccaaatcagaattacaatttttttgaaatttttgaaaaaaatgtcatacaaCCGatcaaagttgataaaaatttcgcgagGAATTGCAACATTTCAACTACAGTGTatttggagcatttttgaagaattatgagACGTAGCATTGATCATGgtttttggagtttttgaaaaaaatatcacaaaaccagtcgaaatgggttaaaatttcaaaaaaaattttaatttctatctGAACtatattttgagcagttttgaagaattttgagcccaaaattccCTTTTGTTCCGGTCAATTGGGAGTTCAAttttactcctggcgcagaacccgcttatACCTTATGAGTGGAAATTTGTCATCACTACTCTTCGTATTCATGTAAAGTAAGACTGACTGTCAATTTCTAAACGCAGCTTATCATGATACTCGAATACCAACCTATAGTTACTTTGATAGACCACATTTTCCTTTTTCGATAGTTtcctgaaatcaaaaaaaagctgcaatttttcaaaaatgtccaaaaaaatattttcaaagaaattgtttatattctgtcaaaattttacttcatccattttgatagatcgcatgacaatattttcagaaagcaaaaaaatcatgaccaattttgagttcaaaatttttcaaaactgctcaaaagtaaatgtgatggaaattttttcaattttctgcattATAACCCATTTTTATTGAAGTGTGACTGTTTTTTGAAAGTCCTAGAAACCATGATCCCGTTTTGAGCTTACAAATACtccaaaaatgcccaaaataaTAAGTGTAGGTATTTTAGCCAAAATATGCAGGTAAATGAATTTCCaacgaaattttcactcattttgatttttcattcattgtacgacacttttttcaaaaattcgaaaaatcatcatcaatttttggtcttgcaattcttaaaaaatgctcaaaataagcTACAATATaatcgaaattttaaccaattttcattgattgcttgacaacttttttcaaatcacagaAAGTCATGATACTACTTTGGGCtcgaaatacttcaaaaatgcacaaaatacattttactcaaaatacttgaatttgTAGCAAAATGTTGACCCGTTTTGAGAGATCACATGACACGTTTTTCAAAAGTCCTGAAAATcatgacaaattttcagctcaaaatttttcaaaactgttcaaaaattatttttctgtcctaattctaatttattttgattggtTTCATGGCATCATTTTAGAAACTGCAGCAATCAGGACACATTTTAGGGctggaaattcttcaaaaacccTCCAAATTCAatatagtaaaaaaatttcatttttcaagaaatctgaCCCTTTTTAATTGGTTGAGtgacaatttgtcaaaaatctcaaatatcatGATCCAGTTTTAGGCtcaaacttcttcaaaaatgcacaaattaCATTTCAGgcgaaatgtttgaatttctcgaaaattttaactaattttgataggttgctggttgcatgacacttttttcaaaaattctcaaaattgtgatcgattttttaatgctctaaattctttaaaaatatgtacttaaatgcaatttaatcgaaatatttcaattcctCGCATTATGTTAATTGTTAACCCGTTTTAATAGGTTGCATGACACATTTTTCGAAACCCTCAAAAATCACGATTCACGTTCTGTGCTCAAAATTCCTCAATAACCCACAAAATAGATTTTAGGCGAGatacttatttgaatttctagaaaaattttgaatccttttCTATAAATCTCGAagacatctttttcaaaaatcctgaaaatcatggccaattttggactcaaaaatcttcaaatctgCTCAAAAGTGAATCTGAtggagaattttgattttctgtcaaaatgttgactcattttgataagtttcatgactcttttttcaaaaaccaccaGAGTCATGTTTAATTTTAgggatcaaaatttttcgaaggtgctcaaaatatattttagtcgaaatattttgatttctcgtaaatttttaatccattttgatgagtcatgtgacacttttttgaaaaatcccgaAAACCTTGACCCAATTTCgaactaaaaattcttcaaaaatgctcaaaatatgcttccgttgaaatatttgtattcctcgcaaaattttaacctattttgataggtcgcaaggtcacttttgaattaTCCcataaagtttcatttttactataaattgAAGGGggtatcattttgaaattttacagcgTCCTATTGTGCCAGCCATTTTTCGCGAATTCTGGTTCAATTGGTGTGGAACGAACTCCTTTATTACCTGGAtatagttttttttgggggggcaCGACTTGATGACGTCAGTAACCATTTTTTGTGCTTAATTTGCCCTAAAATCACACATTACTGGGCACGAATGCTTCATTCTGAAACTGGCAAATTAAagtaaacaataaacatattcGGAGTGGTAAATTGCCTTGCActaacctattaaaaaatttggggctcgacccccccccctcccctcatcaGCTTCACACCTATGAAAATCTACACTACGTCTATATTGTGTGAACCCAACTGGATTTTTTTGAGCCACAAAAAAGTCAGCTAAATTCGACTTTCagcactttttgccaattgtaCTGTACACGACAACTTGATTATTGCCTTCCAGTCGGTGTATTTAAGTATTCTTTCGTGCTctcgtttttctcatttcgcaGTTAAATTTGTAGAACCTGCGACAACATAACTTGGTGCCCTGCGTCCTCGTTCGACCgactaaataaaatttatagcGTGTATCCCTCGCGACTAGTATAGGACTAGGGCTCGGGTTTTATTAGTTTAACAAATTTATTATGCATGGAGTTTCTCATTTTACTCGTCTTTTCTTACTCGCGCAGAAACATTATCGCACACagtctacctttttttttttcttttaatgtaTATTTACGACTAAAATCAACAACAAATTTCCTCATTTccaagtgaaatttttattcttgcTTCGCATAACAACACACTTTATAACGCATTGTGTAGCTTGTTTTCTTTATATATATACTCGTCAAActgagagaaagagaaagagataCGGTGAGCAAGACGGAGAAAGAAACATTAGCGCGAGAGAGCTTTAAAAATATCCCTACCTTTACCCGGGCGCCGCCGAGAGCTTTTTACCTTACGGTGTTTATTTTTCGATCTAACGTTTAATTTATTTACCAacttacataattatttcgATTCTCGACGTGTATTGTACAATCATATTAACCCTTGATTcgatatgtacttgaaaatgaCCGCCATAGCCACTATAGCATGGCAATCGTTATGAATTTACTATTCACGGTCGTCTCACGTACCGCGCGTCTTCGCTTCCATGCCTGTGAAAACAAATTAATCGAtaaaattcgaaagaaaataATGATTTGCTTATTGTTTGCAAGTTTCGTGTGTTTTGTACCTACGTTGTTGCTCGTTACCTAGTCGCATCGTCCAAGTCGAAGAGGCTGATTCCCAATCCCAATCCATGTAAAAAGACGTTATCATCATAATGAACCAATGGTACAGTTTGTATATAAGGCCTTTGCTCGAGTACTCCTTGAATAAgagagaagaggaaaaaaatatgtaattttacaGGTACTCGGATAATAAAGCGAGGAACGTTTTTGAATACGTTGTTCTCTTTCAACTCAATATTTCGttcgtattttcaatttaagaTTTTTCCCCTAACGAATAGAAAGAACTATATACAGGGACAGAGCCGCCAGgggaaattacatttttaatacGACTTCGACGAAGAATTACATTTACTGTAATTTAAATGAAAGTAAGAGAAAAAACTGATGCGATGATGattcgttttgttttcaaatgcTGATGCCAATTTTGCACTTTAtgtaatttggcaaaattgagaattttttgcgaTGCATTACCATGAAAAGTAGAATAATTTCAAGGGCTgcttttgtgcatttttttttttcgcgatacaGGATGATCCGAAATGACTGACAATGATAATGAGTCTTCGTGGGAGAATTATTTATTCACGCGAGTGGCGACGGAATTAAAGCAGAGAATCCATTTCCTCGAAATCTCTAATATTTGTAATACTGATTCGATTCAATTGCTGGTATTACTCTGAAAGAAGAGAAGAAAGGGGAGAGAATGAGAATATACGAGGAACTCGATAGAATAATGTGGTCCTACGGATGAAGTCcacattattactcgtattttagggGAAGGAAGGGACTTTAAGACGTATAAAAAAGATGACTTCTGAGGCTAACAAACGATAAATTACAGACTACCTATTGTAGAAACTGAAagactaaaaagaaaaattcaaacaatcaGTTATTCAGATCAAATACCTACCAAGGTTCATGGTGATTATTTGAAAGCCACGTGATGGATTTATTAACAAAATATTGCAGCTGTTTCGTTGTTTGGAACCAGGATCGCCATAAATCAGAACCTCACGTTCCAGAAAGATATGTAGTTCATTTTGGAACATATCTTTACATTCTCCGATAAAATTGAAGAACTccgttttcaaaattgcagcaACTCCATTCTTTGCTGGAAAGGTTGAAAATGTGATTTCAAAGCCTGAAacaatttcgttcaatttcatTACTCATTAAATTTCAAGGAATTGCCCTTTCTCACGCaacaaatttatttgaaaaaaacatttcatttttttgaattgtccaaatccaattttcatttttttcaatttaaaatttgataattccTCCCTCTTCTCTCCTCTGAATCAATGTCCGATTCACTATGGTACatgtcaatttgaattttgagtcaaGATTTGAAACCTAGAATTTTgcacttgaaaagttgaaacttcGGATATGGGACTTTTTGAGAacgtcgactttttttttgatggccATTTGACCCAGAAACTCCAAATGAGCACCAAAGGAGagatgcaaaattgaaaattttcaaaaatacaatctAGTGGGCatcaaaatgtgtatttttgagagtgtagaatttattttttaagacCATTTTACTTCATAACCCGAAAATGGACTCCAAAGAGGaggaacaaaatcaaaaatttttaaattttcaaatgtatctAGTtcagtacctatttgtattaaATTAACAGGGCTTGTACTCAATtcttcctccaaaaaaaagtataatagctaaaatatttttaaaaaataaccaaaaaagtaacaaaacatgaaaaacaataatttttaaagcaaaaaaaatttcaaaaaaaagtgcattaaGTGAGTATTTAATAATGAAACTTGATCAAGACtcaaacaattttggcaaaaaacagtattttttgacaaatttcaacaaaaattgagaactgttggcaatttttatgcaaaaagcgagactttgacaatttttagaaaaacaaatgaaacttcttagaattttatgcaaaaaagcGACTTGGCAAAAAGCAGAGCTTTCTAGCACTTCtggtaaaaaagcgaaacttttcaacaatttttagcacaaaagtgaaaatttttatcattttggcaaataagtgtttttttcacactttttgtCTAAAAAGTAAAACCATCTTTTACagcttttgagctttttggcaacttttggcaaaaagggAAACttgtggataatttttgaaaaaaagtgagatcttttggaattttttgtaaaaggatgacaatttttagtaaaaaacgaaactttttggcaattttgagaaaatgcggatttttttgc is from Planococcus citri chromosome 1, ihPlaCitr1.1, whole genome shotgun sequence and encodes:
- the LOC135835714 gene encoding uncharacterized protein LOC135835714, giving the protein MSSELLGFEITFSTFPAKNGVAAILKTEFFNFIGECKDMFQNELHIFLEREVLIYGDPGSKQRNSCNILLINPSRGFQIITMNLGVLEQRPYIQTVPLVHYDDNVFLHGLGLGISLFDLDDATRHGSEDARYVRRP